Below is a genomic region from Hyphomicrobium nitrativorans NL23.
CCCGATATGACTTTGCGGCGTCTGGCTCAGATTTGGCCTGAGCTTTCCGGGATCGATCCCACGATTGCGGCTCAGGTCGAGGTCGATGCCCGCTATGCGGCGTACGTGGAGCGTCAGGATGCCGATGTCGCAGCGCTTCGGAAGGACGAGGCCATTTCGATCCCGGCGGCGTTCGATTATGCGGCTTTGCCGAACCTTCGGGCCGAACTCCGCGAAAAGCTGATCGCGCAGCGGCCGGCGACGCTGGCCCAGGCCGGGCGGATCGAAGGCATGACGCCGGCCGCGCTGATGCAGCTTCTGGCGGCTGTGAAGAAGCATTCCACGCGGAAATTGGCCTCATGAGTGAGGACCGGCCGCGAATCCGTTCTGCTGAGGCGTTTCGCGAGGTCTTCGGGGTTTCACGTGAAACGGCCGATCGGCTGAAAGTGTATGAGGCGCTGCTCAGGACGTGGCAGCGGACGATAAATCTCGTTTCGCCCATGACCTTGGACGACGCCTGGCACCGGCATTTCGCGGATTCCGCCCAGCTTTTGAATTTTTCTCCGCCGGATGCGAAAAACTGGCTGGATTTCGGGTCCGGGGCCGGATTTCCGGGGCTCGTCCTGGCCATCTTGCTGGCAGAGCGGGCTCCCGAAGCCCACATGACCCTCGTCGAAAGCGATTCTCGGAAGGCCGCTTTTCTTCGCGAGGTGGCCCGCAAAACTGGCGCGGCTGTGGAGATTCGGGTCGAACGGATCGAAAATACCGCGACTCAGGCTAACTCTCGGATAAGAGATGCAATCACGGCGCGTGCGTTGGCGCCTCTTCCGAAGCTTCTGGGGCTCGTTCTGCCGTTTTTTTCTCCCCAGACCGTGGCTGTGTTCCCAAAAGGCCGCGAAGCGGAGGTAGAGGTCGGCGAGGCGAAACGGCGATTCGATTTCGATAGCCAACTCGTCCCAAGTCTGACGGACGCTGAGGCGCGTATTGTGATCGTCCGAAATTTGGCTGTTAAGACGGAGGGTTAGCCCCGTGACAGGCCTAGGTTCGAAACTCAGAGTGCTTGCGATTGCCAACCAGAAGGGTGGCGTCGGCAAGACGACGACTGCGATTAATCTCGGCACGGCGTTGGCCGCGATTGGCGAGCGTGTGATTGTTATCGACCTCGACCCGCAGGGCAACGCCTCGACGGGGCTCGGAGTGCCGCCCGAAATGCGGGCCCGGACGTCTTATGACGCGGTGCGCGGCTCGGTCAGCCTGCTCGAAGCGGCGGCTCCGACGGCTATCCCTGGCCTTTTCGTCGTGCCGGCGAACTCCGATTTGGTCGGGCTCGAAGCCGATTTGTCGGGCGATCCGAGCCGGGCTTACAAGCTTCGGGACGCGGTTGCGGCGCTGGTTGCGCAATCTCAGTCTCGCCCGGCCGATGAGGCCTTTAAATACGTGCTGATCGACTGCCCGCCGTCTCTCAATATCCTGACGCTCAACGCGCTGGCCGCAGCAGATGCCGTGCTGGTGCCGGTTCAGTGCGAGTTTTTCGCTCTGGAAGGCATTTCGCAGCTTAAGGACACGATCGACCAGATCCGCGCTTCGCTCAACCCGAGCCTCGAAATCCAGGGCGTGGTGCTCACCATGCACGATGCGCGGACCACGCTGTCGCGCGAGGTCGCGGACGAGGTGCGGGCGTTTTTCGGGCCCAAGGTTTACCAGTCCGTCATTCCGCGGAACACGCGCGTCGCGGAGGCGCCGTCGCACGGCAAACCGATCCTGCTTTACGATTACGATTGTGCGGGCAGCCAGGCGTACATCCGCCTGGCGACCGAAATCATCGAACGCGAACGTCAGACCAAAGCTGCGTAACCATCTCTGAACGAATAGAAAAATGGGTATGTTCATGAACGCATCGCTGCCCAAGAACCGGCTTGGCCGTGGTCTCGCTTCTTTGATCGGGGACATCCCGCAGGGTCAGCCTCAGCCGCGCATTCCCGCCGAGGGCGAGCAGCGGTCCTTGCAGGTGGCGCAGCTTCGCGGCGGGCGCTTCAACCCGCGCAAGGAGTTCGCGGAGCCGGAGCTTTCGGAGCTGGCCGAATCCATCCGCACCAAGGGGCTTGTGCAACCCATCGTCGTGCGCCCGCATCCGGAAGACGCGCAGGCTTACGAGATCGTGGCTGGCGAACGGCGCTGGCGGGCGGCGCAGAAAGCCGGCTTGCACACGGTGCCGGTCATCGTCCGCGACCTTTCGGATCGCGAGGTGCTCGAACTCGCGATCATCGAGAACGTGCAGCGTGCCGACCTCAACGCCATCGAAGAAGCGGGCGGATACAAGGAGCTGATCGAGCGCTTCGACTACAGCCAGGAGCAGGTTTCCGAGATCATCGGAAAGAGTCGAAGTCACGTCGCCAACACTCTGAGATTGCTGAAGCTTCCGGATTCGATCCAAGCCTATGTTCTGGACGGGCGACTGACCGCCGGGCACGCGCGTGCGCTTGTCGGCCGGGCAGACGCCGAGGCGCTCGCGAAGCACATTGTGGAGCAGAACCTCAACGTGCGGGAGGCGGAGGCGCTGGCGCAGGCCGGGCCGATCGGCCAGCCCGGGTCTACGGGTGCGCGCACGGCGCGCGAAAAGGACGCCGACACGAAGGCGTTCGAGAAGGAGCTTGCGGATACGCTGGGGCTCAAAGTCGAGGTGAAGCGGGGGTCCGGCGAGAGCGGGAACCTCGTGATCAAGTACGGGAACTTCGACCAGCTCGATTATATCCGTTTGCGTCTGGTCGGGACGTCCGGCGGCTGATCGGTGCGCCCGTTAAGGGCTTAACAGCGCGAGTGCTGGACACTGGCCGCCTTGGCGCTTATGGCACGAGTGTCTTTCTACCGGCCGCGGGGTGTTGTCCGCTCGCGGCGGACGTCCTTATCGGGGGCGTAAGGCACGTGCCATACGATCTCGAAAGTCGGTCTAATGACTAGCGACGTTCTCTTTCGCTTGGCGGAGACGATCCGGGCCAGGCGCGCGGAAGCTTCCGATCGCTCCTACACGCGCCAGCTTCTCGACGGCGGGCCTGAGCGCTGTGCCAAGAAGCTCGGCGAGGAAGCCGTCGAAACCGTGATCGCGGGCGTGCACCAAAGCGACGATGCCCTGCGTGCGGAAGCGGCCGATCTCCTTTATCATCTCCTGGTTCTGCTCGAAGTGCGGGGCATTGCGCTCGACGACGTGTTCGCCGTACTCGAAGGCCGCACGGCACAGTCGGGACTCGCGGAAAAAGCATCTCGCGATGCAAAGGGAGAAGCCTAGGCTTCCGGTGTGCCCCATGACCAAGATGGCCGAAGCGCCGAAGGCGGCCCGGAACCCGTTCTGTACCGAGTTGATCGGGGCACAGGCACCGGAGCTTCAGTTCTCGCCGTATCGCGTTTTTACGCGTGAGCAGTGGGCCCGGCTGCGCGCCGACACGCCGATGACGCTCGAAGCCGACGAGCTCGAAGAGCTGTCGGGCCTCCTGGACGAGCTTTCCGTCGAAGAGGTCGAGACGATCTACCTTCCTCTTTCGAGGTTGCTCAATCTCTACGTGGCGGCTGCGCAGAAGCTGCATTCGGTGACCTCGACGTTTCTCGGGCGCACCGATTGCCGCGTGCCCTTCATTATCGGTGTGGCCGGGTCGGTTGCAGTCGGCAAGAGTACGACGGCGCGCGTCTTGAAGGCGTTGCTTGCGCGCTGGCCGGATCATCCCAAGGTCGATCTCGTCACGACGGACGGCTTCCTGCTTCCAAACAGGGAGCTTGACGCGCGCGGGCTGATGGATCGCAAGGGCTTTCCGGAGAGCTTCGATACCGCGCGGCTGATCAACTTCCTGGCGGATGTCAAAAGCGGGAAGGGCGAGCTTGAAGCGCCGGTCTATTCACACTTTCACTACGACATCATGGCGGGGCAGAGGACGCTGATCCAGCGGCCTGACATTCTCATCGTGGAAGGCCTCAATGTGCTGCAGCCGGCGACGTTCGAGCGCGGCAGTGTGTCGGAGCCATTCGTTTCGGACTTCATCGACTTTTCGATTTTCATCGACGCAGATCCAGAGCTTATCCAGACGTGGTACGTGGAGCGCTTCATGCGGCTCCGGAGCACCGCGTTCCGCGACCCGGCGGCATTCTTCCATCGCTACGTGACGTTGACGCATGACAACGCAGTGGCGCGCGCCCTCGACATCTGGCGCAACATCAACCTCAAGAATCTGGTCGAGAATATTCTTCCGACGCGGCCCCGCGCGCGGCTCATCCTGCGCAAGGGCGAGGACCACAGAGTGAGCACGGTGGCGCTGCGCAAGGTGTGAGGGGCGTGCGCGAATCGGTCGGCCGACTGAGTGTGCAGTGCGGCATAGTCGCCTTCCCTGGAGGAGGCGTGTCGGCAAATTCTGCAAAATGCGAAAATTTATTGCTTTTGAGGGGGCGACTTGGCAATTCCCGACCTAAATCGGGAATTATTCCCTCTAGACATGCTGCGGCGCGGCAACGAGATATGGAAGTATTCCATGCTGCTTCATAAGGAGGAAAACATGAAGCGTACGTTCGCTATCGCCGCTGCTGTGATGATGGCTTTCGGTTCGTCCGTTGCGATGGCTGACGACGAGCCGTCGGCGGATGAGATCGAGAAGATCAAGGCGGCTGTTGCCGAGTGGGGCTGCGAGGGCGGCACCTACGAGAAGGAATCCGAGGGTACGGGCGTGTTCGAGGCCGAGGACGTGAAGTGCAAGGCCGGTCAGTACGACTTCCGCCTGACGAAGGACTTCAAGGTCTTCGCGATCATCGCGGACTAAGCTTCGTCTCTTACGGCGAACAAAGAAAGAAGCGGCCCTCTTTGGCGGGAGGGCCGCTTTTTTTGTTTACGTATGCAAGTTGCGAGAAGCTTCGGACAAGAGGCCGGGCGCGAGTGGACGGCCGCGGCAGTTGCCGCGGGGGCGCGGTCGCGCCCCGAGCGCCGACGCGCTGTTTTCGTGCCGTACGCAAGCTGAGGGAAGCATCGGATAAGCAGCGTGCCGGTATGTGGAGGGCCGCGGCACTTGCCGCGGGTCGCCTTGCTCCCGGGCGCTGCCGCGCCGGTTTTTTGAGCCTGTGCTCCCCACAAGCGGGAGTTAGGCGACCAGCGTTTCGAGCTTCTTGACGATGGCGGCGCCCATCTCGCTGGTGCCGACCTCCGTCATGCCGGGCTGCATGATGTCGCCCGTGCGCAGGCCGTCGGCGAGGACGCCGGCGATGGCGTTGTCGATGAGATCGGCTTGTTCGCTCATTCCGCACGAGTAGCGCAGCGCCATGCCGAAGCTTGCGATCGTTGCGATGGGATTGGCGAGACCTTTGCCCGCGATGTCGGGGGCGGACCCGTGTACGGGCTCGTAGAGCGCCATGCGCTTGCCGGTCTTTTCGTCGGCGGCGCCAAGGGACGCCGACGGCAACATGCCGAGCGAGCCCGTGGCCATTGCTGCTTCGTCGGAGAGCACGTCACCGAACAGATTGTCGGTGACGATAACGTCGAACTGTTTCGGATTGCGCACGAGCTGCATGGCGCAGTTGTCGGCGAGGATGTGGTGAAGCTCGACGTCGGGCGCGTAGGTCTTGTGCGTCTCGGTGACGACCTCCTTCCAGAGCACGCCGGTTTTCATGACGTTGTGCTTCTCGGCGGAATGGACCTTGTTGCCGCGCTTGCGGGCAAGATCGAACGCGACCTTGGCGATGCGGGCGATCTCGCGTGTGGTGTAGAGCTGCGTGTCGACGGCGCGCTTGCCTCCGTCTTCCAGCGTCACGATCTCCTTCGGTTCTCCGAAGTAGACGCCGCCGGTCAGCTCGCGCACGATCATGATGTCGAGGCCTTCGACCAGCTCGCGCTTCAGCGACGAGGCGTCGGCGAGCGCAGGGTAGCAGATGGCCGGGCGAAGGTTGGCGAAAAGGTCCAGATCCTTGCGCAGGCGAAGCAGGCCGGCTTCGGGGCGCTGGGCATAGGGCGCGTCCGCCCACTTCGGGCCGCCGACGGCGCCGAAGATGACCGCGTCCGCCGCCTTGGCCGTAGCGACGCAGGCATCTGTCACCGCAACCCCGTGCGCGTCGTAGGCCGCGCCGCCCACAAGATCGCTTTCCGTTTCGAACGAATGGCCGCCGCCCTGAGCGTTGAAGAAGGCGATGATGCGTTCGACCTCGGTCATCGTTTCGAGGCCGATGCCGTCGCCGGGAAGCAGGAGCAGCTTGTGCGTGGTCATGTCGGGATGTCCGTTCGAGGAAGGAAAATTCCGGGAGGTGGTAGCGCGCTGCGGGGCGGGCGGCAAGCGCGGGGCGCGGGCGGAGAGGGAGGCCGCGCCGTGGCTAGGCGATGAAGGGGAGCTGCACGAGCAGGAAAAAGCCGTTCACCGTCATGGCCAAGCCTGCGGCCCCGACCAGCGTGCTCAGGACGATCAGCATCGTGCCGCTCGATATGATGGCGACGCCGGCGAGGACAATCGCGATTTGTAGGAGCGCCTCGCCCCAATCGAAGTAGGGATCGCGGCTGGCTGCGATGTCACGGGCGTCTTCGAGCGCTTTGCCGCGGTGGAAGAGTTCGTCGAGGCCTTCGTTGCTTTCGGGGTCTGAGGTGAGCTGCTTGTCCAGTGCCTGATAGGCTGCGATTTTGGTTTCTATCGCCGCGCGCAGCGGTTGCGTCACGGTGTCGGAGGCGAGCTGCAGCTCCAGCTCGTCCACCTGCAGGCGCAGGACATGACGGCGCATGTTCTTGGCCTGGAAGAAACCCCAGACGTTGGTCGCTTCGATGTTGCTGTGGTTCGCTTCCTTGGCGGCGTTGGCGCCGCCCATCGCACAGATCGCAAGCGCGACGGCGAGCGCGCCGATGTAGACGCCGATCCAGCGGTCGCGCGATCGCGCGCTGCCGTTGCCGGCGTCTTTCAGGCTGTCTTCAGATGCCATCGTCCCGGCCCTCCGAGCGGACGAGTTCGCGGTACTCCGCGACGTTGCCCAGCTCGTCGAGACGGTAGACTTGCGGTGCCGCTGTCGCCAGTTCGCGGTCCAGGATTTCTTGGCTGGAGAGCTGTTCGAGGGACATGATGAGTGCGCGCAGCGAATTGCCGTGCGCGGCGACGAGAACGTTCTTCCCGGCTGCGACGTGAGGCCAAATGTGCTCGCGGTAGTAGGGAACGACGCGCTCGGCCGTGTCCTTCAGGCTTTCGCCGCCTGGGGGCGGCGTGTCGAAGCTGCGGCGCCATTCGAGCACCTGCTCTTCGCCCCAGCGATCGCGGGCCTGGTCCTTGTTGAGGCCGGACAGCTCGCCGTAGTCGCGTTCGTTGATCGCTGCGTCCTCGACGATCGGGGGCAGCTCGCCGCCGATCTCGCCCAGTATGATATCGAGCGTGTGCTGCGCGCGCTTCAGCTTGCTGGTGAAGGCAATGTCGAACCGCAGACCTTCTGCCTTCAGAACGCGACCGGCCCAAACGGCTTCGATCAGGCCTTTGTCCGTCAAGTCGGGGTTTCGGATCCCGGTGAAAATATTCTTCCTGTTCCACTCGCTCTCGCCATGGCGCACGAGCACGAGCGTGTTGGTCATGGTGTCTGCCCGTCTGGTTCTTTCAAGCGTCGACATCGCTGCTTAAAGTCCTAATACATCGCTCATATCGAAAAGGCCCGGACCTTTGTCCCGGCCCCAGACGGCAGCCTTGACAGCGCCGCGCGCGAAAATGCTCCGGTCGCCTGCACGATGCGTGATCTCGATCCGCTCGCCATCGCCCGCAAAAATGACCGTGTGGTCTCCGATTACGCTGCCCCCCCGCAACGTGGCAAACCCGATATCGCCACGCTGGCGCGGTCCGGTGTGTCCGTCCCTCGTTCTCACGCTTGCGGAGGTGAGCTCGATCCCGCGCCCTTGGGCTGCCGCCTGACCTAGCATCAAAGCCGTGCCGGATGGAGCATCGACTTTCTGGCGGTGGTGCATCTCCACAATCTCGATATCGAAGTCCGCATCGAGAGCTTCGGCGATGCGCCGCGTGACGGCCGTCAGGAGGTTGATACCGAGGCTCATGTTGCCCGCCTTGATGACCGTAGCATGGCGGGATGCGGCTTCGATCGCGGCTTCGTCGTTTTCGCCGAGACCTGTGGTGCCGATGACATGGACGACGCCGGCCTTCGACGCGAGGGCGGCGATCTCGACGGTGGCTTGAGGCGTTGTGAAGTCGATGACCGCGTCGCTCGCGGCGACGATGGCGGCGGGATCGGACGTTACGACGATGCCGGAGGGGGGAGGCCCGCCAGGGTGGCGATGTCCGTGCCGAGATGCGGCGAGCCCGCGGGCTCTGTCGCGCCGCTCAGGGTCACGCCGTTGGTTTCGGCAATGATACGGACAAGCTCGCGCCCCATACGGCCCGCGGCTCCCGTCACGGCGATTTTTATGTCGCTCATCACGCCCTGGTCTTCAGGTTGGCCGCGCTTCGCCGGGAAGCACGGCGGGGTCAGTTGCGGGCCGATATAGCAACCGCAGGCAGTGAACGGAAGTGCGGCCCTTCCGCCGAACGGGGCTTCTCAACCGAGAACACGGTCGAGGCGATCGAGGAGGAGGCCAAAGGACGATCCGGCGACGCCCTATCATGGCATGCCGGAGGCGCTGCGTGCGGGCTGCTTCATGCCGGAGGTTAAGACATATCGGCGGGATGGCGAACTGCGGACCGGCCGCGCAAGCGCTGGGCGTATAAACTCCGTCTTGCCAAAGCGTTGCGGGCGATTGCGCCCGCGCTGGGCAGCGCCCTCGTTGTCGGGCGGTTCGGTCCTGTGAGCGTGCCGTTGGC
It encodes:
- the rsmG gene encoding 16S rRNA (guanine(527)-N(7))-methyltransferase RsmG, translated to MSEDRPRIRSAEAFREVFGVSRETADRLKVYEALLRTWQRTINLVSPMTLDDAWHRHFADSAQLLNFSPPDAKNWLDFGSGAGFPGLVLAILLAERAPEAHMTLVESDSRKAAFLREVARKTGAAVEIRVERIENTATQANSRIRDAITARALAPLPKLLGLVLPFFSPQTVAVFPKGREAEVEVGEAKRRFDFDSQLVPSLTDAEARIVIVRNLAVKTEG
- a CDS encoding ParA family protein, producing the protein MTGLGSKLRVLAIANQKGGVGKTTTAINLGTALAAIGERVIVIDLDPQGNASTGLGVPPEMRARTSYDAVRGSVSLLEAAAPTAIPGLFVVPANSDLVGLEADLSGDPSRAYKLRDAVAALVAQSQSRPADEAFKYVLIDCPPSLNILTLNALAAADAVLVPVQCEFFALEGISQLKDTIDQIRASLNPSLEIQGVVLTMHDARTTLSREVADEVRAFFGPKVYQSVIPRNTRVAEAPSHGKPILLYDYDCAGSQAYIRLATEIIERERQTKAA
- a CDS encoding ParB/RepB/Spo0J family partition protein; the encoded protein is MNASLPKNRLGRGLASLIGDIPQGQPQPRIPAEGEQRSLQVAQLRGGRFNPRKEFAEPELSELAESIRTKGLVQPIVVRPHPEDAQAYEIVAGERRWRAAQKAGLHTVPVIVRDLSDREVLELAIIENVQRADLNAIEEAGGYKELIERFDYSQEQVSEIIGKSRSHVANTLRLLKLPDSIQAYVLDGRLTAGHARALVGRADAEALAKHIVEQNLNVREAEALAQAGPIGQPGSTGARTAREKDADTKAFEKELADTLGLKVEVKRGSGESGNLVIKYGNFDQLDYIRLRLVGTSGG
- a CDS encoding phosphoribosyl-ATP diphosphatase gives rise to the protein MTSDVLFRLAETIRARRAEASDRSYTRQLLDGGPERCAKKLGEEAVETVIAGVHQSDDALRAEAADLLYHLLVLLEVRGIALDDVFAVLEGRTAQSGLAEKASRDAKGEA
- the coaA gene encoding type I pantothenate kinase, which encodes MAEAPKAARNPFCTELIGAQAPELQFSPYRVFTREQWARLRADTPMTLEADELEELSGLLDELSVEEVETIYLPLSRLLNLYVAAAQKLHSVTSTFLGRTDCRVPFIIGVAGSVAVGKSTTARVLKALLARWPDHPKVDLVTTDGFLLPNRELDARGLMDRKGFPESFDTARLINFLADVKSGKGELEAPVYSHFHYDIMAGQRTLIQRPDILIVEGLNVLQPATFERGSVSEPFVSDFIDFSIFIDADPELIQTWYVERFMRLRSTAFRDPAAFFHRYVTLTHDNAVARALDIWRNINLKNLVENILPTRPRARLILRKGEDHRVSTVALRKV
- the leuB gene encoding 3-isopropylmalate dehydrogenase, which produces MTTHKLLLLPGDGIGLETMTEVERIIAFFNAQGGGHSFETESDLVGGAAYDAHGVAVTDACVATAKAADAVIFGAVGGPKWADAPYAQRPEAGLLRLRKDLDLFANLRPAICYPALADASSLKRELVEGLDIMIVRELTGGVYFGEPKEIVTLEDGGKRAVDTQLYTTREIARIAKVAFDLARKRGNKVHSAEKHNVMKTGVLWKEVVTETHKTYAPDVELHHILADNCAMQLVRNPKQFDVIVTDNLFGDVLSDEAAMATGSLGMLPSASLGAADEKTGKRMALYEPVHGSAPDIAGKGLANPIATIASFGMALRYSCGMSEQADLIDNAIAGVLADGLRTGDIMQPGMTEVGTSEMGAAIVKKLETLVA
- a CDS encoding DUF4337 domain-containing protein, which gives rise to MASEDSLKDAGNGSARSRDRWIGVYIGALAVALAICAMGGANAAKEANHSNIEATNVWGFFQAKNMRRHVLRLQVDELELQLASDTVTQPLRAAIETKIAAYQALDKQLTSDPESNEGLDELFHRGKALEDARDIAASRDPYFDWGEALLQIAIVLAGVAIISSGTMLIVLSTLVGAAGLAMTVNGFFLLVQLPFIA
- a CDS encoding 2,3-bisphosphoglycerate-dependent phosphoglycerate mutase, with amino-acid sequence MTNTLVLVRHGESEWNRKNIFTGIRNPDLTDKGLIEAVWAGRVLKAEGLRFDIAFTSKLKRAQHTLDIILGEIGGELPPIVEDAAINERDYGELSGLNKDQARDRWGEEQVLEWRRSFDTPPPGGESLKDTAERVVPYYREHIWPHVAAGKNVLVAAHGNSLRALIMSLEQLSSQEILDRELATAAPQVYRLDELGNVAEYRELVRSEGRDDGI